In Paludibaculum fermentans, the genomic stretch GGATCAGCCCTTCTTTGCCTGACTACGCAGTGCGGCGCCGGTGCCTTCCTTGACTAAACCTTCCACCACTTTGCGCACGTTGTTTTCTTCATCCTCGAAGAACTTCGTATCGGTGCCGGGGTGGTAGGCGCGAATCATCCCCTTGCGGTCAATGAAGACCAATTGTGGGAAATAGACCGGACCCTTGTTGGGGTCGGCGCCGAGCCATTGATAGGCCATCTCGCGCTTGGTGTAGCCCACGGGGAACTTCAGGCCGAGTTTGTAGATGTACTCGGGGATCACCATGCGGGCCTGGGTGAGATCGTCAGGATTCACCGCGGCTCCGAGCGCCGTGAAGGCCTTTTCTCCGCCCATGTCGTTGAGAACCTTCTGCATCACGGCCGAGCAGCGCTGGCAGTGGGGGCAGGTGGTGAGCAGGAATTCCAGGACAACGACTTTGCCCTTGAGCTTGCTCAGCAGGACCAATTCGCCGCTATTGAGGGTGATGACGAGCTCGGGCGCGGGTTTCGGGACCTGCAAATCGGCGAACAGGTTGAGACCGCCGAGCGATGCCGCCGCGCCAAGGCCTAC encodes the following:
- a CDS encoding peroxiredoxin family protein; protein product: MINRRNFVGLGAAASLGGLNLFADLQVPKPAPELVITLNSGELVLLSKLKGKVVVLEFLLTTCPHCQRCSAVMQKVLNDMGGEKAFTALGAAVNPDDLTQARMVIPEYIYKLGLKFPVGYTKREMAYQWLGADPNKGPVYFPQLVFIDRKGMIRAYHPGTDTKFFEDEENNVRKVVEGLVKEGTGAALRSQAKKG